One window of Candidatus Nanopelagicales bacterium genomic DNA carries:
- a CDS encoding PAS domain S-box protein — protein sequence MIGTLEAPRFGYAASQVIDQSVSMLMPKSQRHAHEAAMREYRGQRDKRPIRAEPVQLTGRRADGVTFPLLMSLSDADGDPPLVIATILALSHVMPTREPAEPPTSAADREESIPQPDFAQVAQFGSRADRSGPLHDP from the coding sequence GTGATCGGTACCTTGGAAGCTCCGAGGTTCGGCTACGCCGCCAGTCAAGTCATCGACCAATCAGTGTCGATGCTCATGCCCAAGTCGCAAAGGCATGCGCATGAGGCCGCCATGCGTGAGTACCGCGGTCAGCGCGACAAGCGGCCGATCCGCGCCGAACCTGTGCAGCTGACTGGTCGGCGGGCCGATGGGGTCACGTTCCCCCTGCTGATGAGCCTGAGTGACGCGGACGGTGACCCGCCGCTCGTGATCGCGACGATCCTCGCCTTGTCACATGTCATGCCGACTCGCGAGCCCGCCGAGCCCCCGACCTCGGCCGCCGACCGGGAGGAGTCCATCCCGCAGCCGGACTTCGCGCAGGTCGCGCAGTTCGGCAGTCGGGCCGACCGATCGGGACCACTCCACGATCCGTGA
- a CDS encoding EAL domain-containing protein yields the protein MTHYQSIVDTDGAFTGMEALLRWQPPGQPIRPAYQFILEAERSGLIAELGKVTIQAAIRDTAALIDAGLWPDRAICTINLSPSQLARPDIVSDITAALEHRQLPAPTIGLEITESVVLDNDPEALRRLGQLRDLGCPVLIDDFGTGYASMSYLHRISVDGIKLDRTFVQGARDNPIDSAIIASQISLASLLDLTVIAEGVEDAREFETLHRRGCRRFQGYLFARPSPIDTIRDQLRTPAATR from the coding sequence GTGACCCATTACCAGTCCATCGTTGACACCGACGGTGCCTTCACTGGGATGGAAGCGCTGCTGCGCTGGCAGCCACCGGGGCAACCGATCCGCCCGGCTTACCAGTTCATCCTTGAAGCAGAACGGTCGGGCCTGATCGCCGAACTCGGCAAGGTCACCATCCAAGCAGCGATCCGCGACACCGCCGCGCTGATCGATGCCGGGCTGTGGCCCGATCGCGCAATCTGCACCATCAACCTTTCCCCATCCCAGTTGGCCCGACCCGACATCGTCTCCGACATCACTGCTGCCCTGGAGCACCGCCAACTGCCCGCACCCACCATCGGACTGGAAATCACCGAATCAGTTGTCCTGGACAACGACCCGGAGGCGCTGCGACGCCTGGGTCAACTGCGAGACCTGGGCTGCCCGGTGCTGATCGACGACTTCGGCACCGGATACGCCAGCATGAGTTACCTGCACCGGATCTCGGTGGATGGGATCAAGCTCGACCGCACCTTCGTGCAAGGTGCACGGGACAACCCGATCGACTCCGCCATCATCGCTTCACAGATCTCCTTGGCCTCGCTCCTTGACCTCACCGTCATTGCCGAAGGAGTCGAGGACGCCCGCGAGTTCGAAACCCTCCATCGCCGCGGCTGCCGCAGGTTCCAGGGCTACCTGTTCGCGCGACCCAGCCCGATAGACACCATCCGCGACCAACTCCGCACCCCTGCGGCAACCCGCTGA
- a CDS encoding acyl-CoA dehydrogenase, whose protein sequence is MTHLISRRDLDFLLYEWLDVTALTEFDRFSAHSAETFDGLLDLSEQLAEEFFAPHNRAADLSEPTFDGERVRIIPEVAEAMRAFADADLLAAPLPEEQGGFGLPNSVYGACMAYFGSANAATAGYGMLTLGNVRLLLAHGSPEQVQRYVQPMIAGRFSGTMALSEPDAGSNLADITTRAEPQPDGTYRIFGQKMWISGGDHEMTENIVHLVLAKIPGGPPGTKGISLFIVPKYLVADDGSIGERNDVVLSGINHKMGFRGTVNTAPTFGSGAFTPGGVPGAVGYLVGEPHRGLSYMFHMMNEARISVGMGATALGYAGYLKSLDYAKERLQGRALGQPATSAQVPIIDHPDVRRMLLAQKSYVEGGLALGLYAGRLVDELDGRRDNGEDVRDLQTLLDVLTPIAKSWPSQWCLEANSLAIQVLGGAGYTRDFDVEQHYRDNRLNPIHEGTHGIQGLDLLGRKILSTQGRGLVLLAGEMARTAARAQEAGGESAELGAQLTAAVTALGEATTAIGNLPSAEAMMANATAYLEATGHLVVAWLWLEQYLTAAGKEGDFYDGKRHAARYFYRWELPRIRPLVERLAEGDTTYLDMKPEWL, encoded by the coding sequence GTGACCCACCTCATCTCGCGTCGCGACCTGGACTTCCTGCTGTACGAGTGGCTCGACGTCACTGCCTTGACGGAGTTCGACCGCTTCTCGGCGCACTCAGCGGAGACCTTCGACGGGCTGCTGGACCTGTCCGAGCAGCTTGCCGAGGAGTTCTTCGCTCCTCACAACCGCGCGGCCGACCTCTCGGAACCCACCTTCGACGGGGAACGGGTCAGGATCATCCCCGAGGTCGCAGAGGCTATGCGGGCGTTCGCCGATGCGGACCTCCTGGCGGCGCCGCTCCCGGAGGAGCAAGGGGGGTTCGGGCTCCCCAACTCGGTGTACGGGGCCTGCATGGCCTACTTCGGGTCCGCGAACGCTGCCACGGCGGGCTACGGGATGCTCACCCTCGGAAACGTCAGACTCCTGCTGGCGCACGGGTCGCCCGAGCAGGTGCAGCGCTACGTCCAACCGATGATCGCCGGGCGCTTCAGCGGGACGATGGCCCTGTCCGAACCCGACGCCGGCTCTAATCTGGCTGATATCACCACCCGCGCGGAACCACAGCCGGACGGGACCTACCGGATCTTCGGACAGAAGATGTGGATCTCCGGCGGCGACCACGAGATGACAGAGAACATCGTCCATCTCGTCCTGGCCAAGATCCCCGGCGGGCCACCCGGGACCAAAGGGATCTCGCTGTTCATCGTGCCCAAGTATCTGGTCGCCGACGACGGGTCCATCGGCGAGCGAAATGATGTCGTGTTGTCCGGGATCAACCACAAGATGGGGTTCCGGGGGACAGTGAATACAGCCCCGACCTTCGGCAGCGGCGCGTTCACACCCGGCGGCGTTCCCGGTGCTGTCGGCTATCTGGTCGGGGAGCCGCACCGGGGACTGTCCTACATGTTCCACATGATGAACGAGGCCCGCATCAGCGTCGGAATGGGTGCCACGGCGCTCGGCTACGCGGGCTACCTGAAGTCGCTCGACTACGCCAAGGAACGGCTTCAGGGGCGGGCCTTGGGACAGCCGGCGACGTCTGCCCAGGTGCCGATCATCGACCACCCGGACGTGCGCCGGATGCTGCTCGCGCAGAAGTCGTATGTCGAGGGCGGCTTGGCGCTCGGGCTCTACGCCGGGCGACTGGTGGACGAACTCGATGGTCGCAGGGACAACGGCGAGGACGTCCGCGACCTTCAGACGCTCCTCGACGTGCTCACTCCGATCGCCAAGTCGTGGCCGTCCCAGTGGTGCCTCGAGGCCAACAGCCTGGCGATCCAAGTGCTGGGTGGGGCCGGCTACACACGGGACTTTGACGTGGAACAGCACTATCGGGACAACCGGCTCAACCCGATCCACGAAGGCACCCACGGGATCCAGGGTCTCGACCTGCTGGGGCGCAAGATCCTCTCGACCCAGGGACGAGGGCTGGTGTTGTTGGCCGGAGAGATGGCCCGCACGGCGGCGCGAGCTCAGGAGGCGGGAGGTGAGTCAGCCGAGCTAGGTGCCCAACTGACGGCGGCGGTCACGGCACTCGGTGAGGCGACGACGGCGATCGGGAATCTCCCCTCGGCCGAGGCGATGATGGCCAACGCCACCGCCTATCTGGAAGCGACCGGCCACCTTGTGGTCGCGTGGTTGTGGCTCGAGCAGTACCTGACGGCCGCGGGCAAGGAAGGGGACTTCTACGACGGAAAACGCCACGCTGCGAGGTACTTCTACCGCTGGGAGCTTCCCCGCATCCGGCCTCTCGTTGAGCGGCTCGCGGAGGGCGACACTACCTACTTGGACATGAAACCAGAGTGGTTGTGA
- a CDS encoding CrcB family protein: protein MLISLLTALAGGLGGASRFLVDTTVTRHNRTSLPLGTVIVNSSACLLLGFVVGYVSAHAGSDDLRTIAGVGFLGGYSTFSTASVEGYRLLRQGRPLAALLHSGGMLAVCLVLAWLGLLLGGAFQ from the coding sequence ATGCTCATCTCGCTGCTCACAGCCCTCGCCGGTGGCCTCGGCGGAGCGTCCCGGTTTCTCGTCGATACCACAGTCACCCGCCATAACCGGACCTCATTGCCGCTGGGAACGGTGATCGTCAACAGCTCCGCCTGCCTGCTGCTGGGTTTCGTAGTCGGGTACGTCAGCGCTCACGCGGGGTCCGATGACCTACGGACCATCGCCGGTGTCGGCTTCCTCGGTGGCTACTCCACGTTCAGCACGGCGTCGGTGGAGGGCTATCGACTCCTGCGGCAAGGCCGCCCACTGGCAGCACTCCTGCACAGCGGCGGCATGTTGGCCGTCTGCTTGGTGCTGGCCTGGCTGGGACTGCTCCTGGGCGGGGCCTTTCAGTGA
- a CDS encoding CrcB family protein has translation MNRRLVGLALLVAAGAAVGTAIRATLEEVFPAQPGQWPQTTFLINLTGSLLLGILLESLALSGDDIGWRQRLRLTAGTGVLGGFTTYSSFVVEIDQLARSGHLLIGASYALISIVLGVVAAGAGVYLVGAVHRRSAGRGSH, from the coding sequence GTGAACAGGCGCCTGGTCGGGCTCGCCCTGCTGGTCGCTGCCGGCGCGGCCGTGGGCACGGCCATACGGGCGACGTTGGAAGAAGTGTTCCCTGCACAACCTGGGCAATGGCCGCAGACGACGTTCCTGATCAACCTCACCGGCAGCCTGCTTCTCGGCATTCTCTTGGAAAGCCTGGCGCTGTCCGGGGACGACATCGGCTGGCGGCAACGGCTGCGGTTGACCGCTGGCACCGGGGTTCTCGGCGGTTTCACGACCTACAGCAGCTTCGTCGTCGAGATCGACCAATTGGCTCGCTCCGGACACCTTCTGATCGGCGCCTCGTACGCACTGATCAGCATCGTGCTCGGAGTGGTCGCCGCAGGTGCCGGCGTCTACCTCGTCGGGGCTGTCCACCGCAGGTCAGCCGGCAGGGGCAGTCACTGA
- a CDS encoding universal stress protein, with the protein MARTPPQPAVDRMTPFAGSPIVVGVNPALAALVPLTAASLAVAIGAPRLLFAYADPSRYVVEEHPDGTIRHAGVSPDALDDGWRAVEADLRQRLTTVLGESSVPWEFRFLAGRPDRALTHLARAVDAAAIVVGTRAPGTGAHLREMLEGSVAMHLATHQHRPVLTVPLTVVDWKDTASAWDR; encoded by the coding sequence ATGGCCAGAACCCCCCCACAGCCCGCCGTGGATCGTATGACGCCGTTCGCCGGCAGTCCCATCGTGGTGGGGGTGAACCCAGCACTCGCCGCCCTGGTGCCCTTGACCGCCGCCTCACTGGCCGTCGCCATTGGTGCACCGCGCCTGTTGTTCGCCTACGCCGATCCCTCGCGATACGTGGTCGAAGAACACCCGGACGGCACGATTCGACACGCCGGAGTCTCACCCGACGCTCTGGATGACGGCTGGCGAGCAGTCGAAGCCGATCTGCGGCAGCGTCTGACGACAGTGCTGGGGGAATCCTCGGTTCCCTGGGAGTTCCGGTTCCTGGCGGGGCGACCCGACCGCGCTCTCACTCACCTCGCACGGGCGGTCGATGCCGCAGCGATCGTGGTGGGGACCCGCGCACCGGGCACCGGCGCCCACCTCCGCGAGATGCTCGAGGGCTCGGTGGCCATGCACCTGGCCACCCACCAGCACCGGCCGGTTCTCACCGTCCCGCTGACTGTCGTCGATTGGAAGGACACTGCCAGCGCATGGGACCGGTGA
- a CDS encoding Hsp20 family protein — protein sequence MGLPANGVIRSTAGCGGVLAIRQRSSRWGSDWPIPGASGERRETRSAEVGSTLLREMRYGSFSREFRLPDTVAADQVSAAYADGILRLHIAGVKPAPAEPHKIRVDERPAGVSVAATDQAEVESAE from the coding sequence ATGGGACTGCCGGCGAACGGCGTCATACGATCCACGGCGGGCTGTGGGGGGGTTCTGGCCATAAGGCAGCGTAGTTCCCGGTGGGGAAGCGACTGGCCGATTCCCGGCGCAAGCGGCGAGCGTCGCGAGACTCGCTCCGCCGAAGTCGGCAGCACACTGCTGCGCGAGATGCGTTACGGATCGTTCAGTCGCGAGTTCCGGCTGCCGGACACGGTGGCCGCAGACCAAGTGAGTGCAGCTTATGCCGACGGCATTCTCCGCCTGCACATCGCCGGAGTGAAGCCGGCTCCCGCCGAGCCGCACAAGATCCGGGTGGACGAGCGTCCCGCCGGGGTCTCCGTCGCTGCGACGGATCAGGCCGAGGTCGAGTCAGCCGAGTGA
- a CDS encoding MFS transporter: MSMESASVSRWAVPLLGVAGGVAMADPNVASTALVEASRGLAMPTSWIPVAASVENYSTAATVVTTGLLADRLGRRRVFMAALALVAASELLTAAAPVSLVYLLGRAITGIAMGAIFGAAFAYVRAVAKQGQLGSALGVFGAAATVTMMVISLMGGGLASLGWRLAFCLITVLALLVLALVPRLLPPIPTVGSGPADIGGQILLGIAVVLPLYALSRAGTPGPAVWAALAVGVIAFVGFVMIERLGSHPFFPLGLFRDRIYLAAILMGLGWNMAQAILVLQLANLWQYIEGWSTMTVALATLPAYVFGMAASVYTGRRVSAGVSPRTVAVIGFALMTVGFAVLAWYRDGGSLWPFPVALVLVGMGTQAVSVPYGALIVQVAPRQYYGPVTSSRTTIGQMGYAVGLAGATVLIDRMTTDGIIARLQAAGVSPTRIAEAQSVISLYVEAGTEETTQLARMALQNAAQSYAQAFATTMGVVAAVMLVMGVGVALLLRGRSSASSAS, encoded by the coding sequence ATGTCGATGGAATCGGCCTCAGTCTCCCGCTGGGCGGTTCCGTTGTTGGGCGTTGCCGGCGGGGTGGCGATGGCCGACCCCAATGTCGCCAGTACGGCGCTCGTCGAGGCCAGCCGCGGACTGGCGATGCCGACATCGTGGATACCCGTGGCCGCCAGCGTCGAGAATTACTCCACAGCCGCCACCGTGGTGACGACGGGTCTGCTCGCGGATCGACTGGGGCGCCGCCGAGTGTTCATGGCGGCCCTGGCTCTGGTCGCGGCATCGGAACTGCTGACCGCCGCCGCACCAGTTTCACTGGTGTACCTACTCGGTCGCGCGATCACGGGCATCGCCATGGGAGCGATCTTCGGCGCCGCCTTCGCGTACGTGCGAGCTGTCGCCAAGCAGGGGCAACTGGGTTCGGCTCTGGGTGTGTTCGGAGCGGCGGCGACGGTCACGATGATGGTCATCTCCTTGATGGGCGGGGGGTTGGCCTCTTTGGGTTGGCGGTTGGCCTTCTGCCTCATCACCGTGCTGGCTCTGCTGGTCTTGGCGCTGGTGCCCCGGTTGCTCCCACCCATCCCCACCGTCGGCTCAGGACCCGCGGACATCGGTGGCCAGATCCTGCTCGGTATCGCCGTCGTCTTACCCCTGTACGCACTGAGTCGGGCGGGGACACCGGGACCAGCCGTTTGGGCAGCCTTGGCGGTCGGTGTCATCGCCTTCGTCGGTTTCGTGATGATCGAGCGCCTCGGCTCCCATCCGTTCTTCCCACTGGGACTCTTCCGCGACCGGATCTATCTGGCAGCGATCCTCATGGGTCTGGGATGGAACATGGCGCAGGCGATCCTTGTGCTGCAGTTGGCGAACCTGTGGCAGTACATCGAGGGCTGGAGCACCATGACGGTGGCTCTTGCCACTCTCCCGGCCTACGTGTTCGGTATGGCTGCCTCTGTCTACACCGGCCGCAGGGTCTCGGCGGGAGTCTCGCCGCGGACCGTCGCGGTTATTGGGTTCGCGCTCATGACCGTCGGATTCGCGGTGCTGGCGTGGTATCGAGACGGTGGCTCGCTGTGGCCGTTCCCTGTCGCGCTCGTGCTCGTGGGGATGGGCACCCAGGCGGTGAGCGTCCCGTATGGCGCATTGATCGTCCAGGTCGCACCGCGGCAGTACTACGGTCCGGTGACGTCCAGCCGTACCACGATCGGACAGATGGGGTACGCGGTCGGTCTGGCAGGGGCCACAGTACTGATCGACCGCATGACCACGGATGGCATCATCGCCCGGCTGCAGGCAGCGGGGGTCTCCCCGACTCGCATCGCAGAAGCGCAGTCGGTGATCTCCCTGTACGTGGAAGCCGGCACCGAAGAGACCACACAACTGGCGCGAATGGCTCTGCAGAATGCCGCGCAGTCGTATGCCCAGGCATTCGCCACCACGATGGGGGTCGTCGCCGCGGTCATGCTCGTGATGGGCGTCGGGGTTGCACTGCTGTTGCGGGGACGCAGCTCTGCGAGTTCTGCCTCGTGA
- a CDS encoding RcpC/CpaB family pilus assembly protein has protein sequence MHNRRMAALAWRYGRRVRWAAVAVLLLLAAFSAVPGTDQRSVAEITVASRDIPSGAQLGVDDLAPATTDLPLPATSSSDLMGQTTRGPIAAGEPITPSRIVPGGTVAPQPGTIVFPLTLSDERVAALLHSGDRVDVMVTPDALHDGEPRLVASDVEVLGVPVDSGAGFDSPQSGAVVLLAVPESDASQLAVIRRGDRVFVAIR, from the coding sequence GTGCACAACCGCAGGATGGCCGCGCTCGCCTGGCGCTACGGCCGCCGCGTTCGTTGGGCTGCGGTGGCCGTGCTGCTGCTGCTCGCAGCCTTCAGTGCCGTGCCCGGCACTGACCAGCGCAGCGTCGCAGAGATCACTGTTGCTTCCCGGGATATCCCCTCCGGCGCTCAACTCGGCGTTGACGACCTCGCTCCCGCCACGACTGACCTCCCCCTGCCCGCGACGTCCAGCAGCGATCTGATGGGCCAGACGACCCGTGGCCCGATAGCCGCCGGGGAACCGATCACCCCCAGCCGCATCGTGCCGGGCGGCACCGTCGCGCCACAGCCCGGCACCATCGTCTTCCCGCTGACCCTGTCCGACGAACGGGTGGCCGCGCTGCTTCACTCCGGAGACCGCGTCGACGTCATGGTCACCCCCGACGCACTGCATGACGGTGAGCCGCGGTTGGTGGCCTCCGATGTCGAGGTCCTGGGGGTACCGGTCGACTCCGGAGCCGGCTTCGACTCGCCCCAATCAGGTGCCGTGGTCCTGCTGGCGGTGCCGGAAAGTGATGCTTCCCAACTGGCCGTGATCCGGCGCGGCGACCGTGTGTTCGTCGCCATCCGCTGA